One Danio aesculapii chromosome 22, fDanAes4.1, whole genome shotgun sequence genomic window carries:
- the aqp12 gene encoding aquaporin 12: MSGLNSSLGFFLAVVGLSVSGRVLLRRWTILLELVSAFALCACRLEVDTIAEVGQWAGALGPDVAVTMLFLSIAIHTAIMQDLSGNPAVTLLRLLQRDVSVVVAVLSIAAQLIGAFLALEVAGRFWAMELSDMHMIKNLMMSECTTSLRVSAALGVSTEALAALLLLLLHLVLKNRSQMLKIPVLSVVLTLIAYTANNYTSGYVNPALAYAVTFTCPGHSFLEYSLVYWLGPLIGVFLAVFLYLGNIPLLFSKNLLYSKKNRFRLPKGKTNDEKSS, from the exons ATGTCGGGCCTGAACTCTTCTCTGGGCTTCTTCCTGGCGGTGGTGGGTTTGAGTGTGTCGGGCCGCGTTCTGCTGCGCCGCTGGACCATCCTGCTGGAGTTGGTCTCCGCATTTGCTCTGTGCGCCTGCAGGCTGGAGGTGGACACCATCGCAGAGGTGGGACAGTGGGCCGGAGCTCTCGGGCCAGATGTTGCCGTCACAATGCTGTTCCTGTCCATCGCCATACACACCGCCATCATGCAG GATCTGAGTGGAAACCCGGCAGTGACGCTGCTGCGGCTCCTGCAGAGGGATGTTAGCGTAGTGGTGGCGGTTCTGAGCATAGCGGCGCAGCTGATCGGAGCGTTCCTGGCTCTGGAAGTGGCCGGCAGGTTCTGGGCGATGGAGCTGAGCGATATGCACATGATCAAGAACCTGATGATGTCCGAGTGCACCACATCTCTGAGGGTCTCCGCAGCGCTCGGGGTCTCCACTGAAGCTCTCGCTGCACTGCTGCTGCTCCTGCTGCACCTCGTCCTGAAGAACAGATCACAGATGCTGAAGATCCCTGTGCTCTCTGTGGTGCTCACGCTCATCGCTTACACCG CAAACAACTACACATCTGGATATGTGAATCCGGCTCTGGCGTACGCAGTGACCTTCACCTGTCCTGGACACTCGTTCCTGGAGTATTCACTGGTCTACTGGCTCGGGCCGCTCATCG GTGTGTTTCTTGCAGTCTTCCTGTATCTGGGAAACATCCCACTGCTGTTCAGCAAGAATCTGCTTTACTCCAAGAAAAATCGCTTCCGGCTGCCCAAAGGAAAAACCAATGATGAGAAGAGCAGCTGA